In Chryseobacterium sp. C-71, the genomic window TTAAATATTGACTCATTTAGATGATTGAGATGATTTTAAAATTAATTAATTCACTAAATCAATTGTATTGTTTATTTTGGCAAAGGTAAATACTATCAACAAACTATACAATCTTTGAAAGAAAAGAATTTTTATCAAACAAAGCATCATATCTTATTGAATGTCTTAAAGTAAGCAGCAAAACACCTAGGAAATAACAAATACAAACACCACCAATACTATTCATTCAATAACATAAATTAATTATTATTAACAATTATTAAATGCAATTTTAGTGATTTATTGATTAATTTTTTTAAATTTGGGGTATTGATAAGTTAATTTTTAATCAAATATTGAGATAAAATTTAAATTCCCATAGTCAAAACATTGGCGTAACTATTCATCATTACGGGAAAATTTAAAGAAAATCCAATATTAACGAACCTTAATTTGTCATTACTAATCAAAGAACACTCCTCGCCTTTGAATAGTTTTAGTAATATTTTTAAAATGTATAAAATTTGAATTTAATTATTCATAATTATCTGAATACAAACTAGTTAAATAATAAAATTTTAAAGATGTACTACACCTTTAATATTCAGGCTCCAGATTCCAGAAAATGCTTATTGTAAAGCTAAGTTAAAAACACAAATGCTTATCAGTTACTGATTAATGAAAAATATTTAAAAATAAATCATTATTTATAAATGTTATACAAAGTAATAAATATAGGCCAATCAATCAAAGAACTTGTAGACCAGAAAGGGATTACAATAGAGAGAATTTGTAACTTTCTAAATAAAGATGAAGAGTTTGTAAAGAATATTTACAAGAGCAATTCAATCGATACAGAAGTCCTTTTGAGATGGTCTAAATTGCTGGAGTATGACTTTTTCAGACTTTACAGCTCCCATTTGATTTTGTACGCACCGCCATCAGCAGTGAACAAAACCAAAGAAAAATCTGACAAGACACCACAATTCAGAAAAAATATTTACACTCAGGAAATTAAGGATTTTATTCTTAAAAAAATTGTTTCCGGAGAAATGACGCAGGCTGACGTAATCAAAGAATACTCAATCCCAAAGAGTACACTTCACAGATGGCTGCAAAAAAACCAACCATAAATCACCAAATTTATTTATTATGAAAATGAGACCTAATTACAGCAAGATTTATCACGATCTTCTTCTTGCGGAACACCCCGAAAAACTGAAAGACGTAAAAGTTACGGAGCTTCTTCAGAATCTTAACACCAGCGACGAGGTGATTAAGTTTAATGAAAAACTTTTCAAGCAATCGAAAGAAAGTTTAGAAAACAACCAGAAGCTAAGAACATACGACAGAGAAACGATGCTTAAGATATTAACTTATCAAAAACAACATGGATTCTCGAGCAATTATATTTCGAAAAAATATAAAATCAGCAGAACGACCATTGCAAAATGGAAAAAAATCTGCGAAGATGATATTCAATAATTAAAACAAGAAATGCTGCGCTTACCGCAGCATTTTTTTTGCAAAATTTCGAAGTTAATCTTTCTTCAAAACATCTTTTATTCCATCTAAACCTTCGCTGAACTGTGCGAGCAATGCCACAATCTGTGTCATTCTATCATTTTCACCCAAACCTTTGATCATTTTATTTTTGACAAAAGTTTTCTTGATTTCGTCCCAGCGTAATTTTTCATCATCAGAAATCAGATTCATCAGCTCTTTCAGTTTCAGCATATTCGATTCTGCTCCGGTTGTGAGTGTCTGAGATTCGTTTTGATAATGATTTAAGACGATCTGCGTCACTTCTTCTTCTTTTAAAATAGGCTGAATTTGCGAAATCAGCTTATTCATATTTCGATAAGAACCCTGCAATTTGAAAGACGGTTCGTTTCGGTAATCATCAGCCATTGCAGCGGAAGCGATGTATTGTTTATTGACTTTTAAAACAACATCTCTTACTTTCAAGGTATTTTCTAAAACCTTTCTAAAGTCTGAAATTTCATTTGAACTGA contains:
- a CDS encoding transposase, whose protein sequence is MLYKVINIGQSIKELVDQKGITIERICNFLNKDEEFVKNIYKSNSIDTEVLLRWSKLLEYDFFRLYSSHLILYAPPSAVNKTKEKSDKTPQFRKNIYTQEIKDFILKKIVSGEMTQADVIKEYSIPKSTLHRWLQKNQP
- a CDS encoding helix-turn-helix domain-containing protein, yielding MKMRPNYSKIYHDLLLAEHPEKLKDVKVTELLQNLNTSDEVIKFNEKLFKQSKESLENNQKLRTYDRETMLKILTYQKQHGFSSNYISKKYKISRTTIAKWKKICEDDIQ